Proteins encoded by one window of Pseudomonas sp. PSKL.D1:
- a CDS encoding fumarylacetoacetate hydrolase family protein, with the protein MSYQHQYVDGTRIHFPLGKVVCVGRNYAEHAKELGNPIPTEPLLFIKPGSCVVPLEGGFKIPTDRGSVHYEAEIAVLLGKPLSAHPTEEEVVDAISGFAPALDLTLRDVQTKLKEKGMPWETCKSFDGACVLPPFVAAGTFEDLTDIPVRLTINGEVCQDGNSGMMLNPIVPIIKHMASHFSLQPGDVILTGTPAGVGPFNVGDELVLELPGVCRFESRVL; encoded by the coding sequence ATGAGTTACCAGCACCAGTACGTAGACGGCACGCGCATTCACTTCCCGCTGGGCAAGGTAGTGTGTGTGGGCCGTAACTATGCCGAGCACGCCAAGGAACTGGGCAACCCCATTCCGACCGAGCCGCTGCTGTTCATCAAGCCCGGCAGTTGCGTGGTGCCACTGGAGGGCGGCTTCAAGATCCCGACCGACCGTGGCTCGGTGCATTACGAGGCTGAAATTGCCGTGTTGCTCGGCAAGCCGCTGTCGGCGCACCCCACCGAAGAGGAAGTGGTCGACGCCATTTCCGGATTCGCCCCGGCGCTGGACCTGACCTTGCGTGACGTGCAGACCAAGCTCAAGGAAAAGGGCATGCCGTGGGAAACCTGCAAGAGCTTTGACGGCGCCTGCGTGCTGCCACCGTTCGTTGCCGCCGGCACCTTTGAAGACCTGACCGACATCCCGGTACGCCTGACCATCAATGGCGAAGTGTGCCAGGACGGCAATAGCGGGATGATGCTGAACCCGATCGTCCCGATCATTAAGCACATGGCCTCGCATTTCTCGCTGCAGCCTGGCGACGTGATTCTCACCGGCACCCCGGCCGGTGTCGGGCCGTTCAATGTGGGTGACGAGCTGGTGCTGGAGCTGCCGGGCGTTTGCCGCTTCGAAAGCCGGGTGCTTTAA
- a CDS encoding SdiA-regulated domain-containing protein, which translates to MPSSASAPVSPKRRFYLRWPFALAVAAVIGYGVAVAMHWDDRGLLWVKESFESTAERSESVWLPDFKVDIDAKPMPGMDDDEASDIAFNPHTRTLFVVMGKNPFLVELNLEGDVLRQIPLVGWNNPEGVAVLEDGQIAITDERKHDLTVVKVDASTTTLNHADFPSHDLGESVKSNKGFEAVAWDPMRQRLIIGEERPPKLYTWATDGRSPLEGDKQPLASDELDLRNLSALGVDPRTGHLLVLSADSNMLLELDEQGQQVSFMTLLGGFNGLKSTIPRAEGVAMDDKGNLYMVSEPALFYRFKKN; encoded by the coding sequence ATGCCATCCTCCGCCAGCGCCCCCGTATCCCCCAAGCGCCGTTTCTACCTGCGCTGGCCCTTCGCCCTGGCCGTGGCTGCGGTGATCGGTTATGGCGTAGCCGTGGCCATGCACTGGGACGACCGTGGCCTGCTGTGGGTAAAGGAAAGCTTCGAAAGCACTGCCGAACGCAGCGAAAGCGTGTGGTTGCCCGACTTCAAGGTCGATATCGACGCCAAGCCAATGCCGGGCATGGACGATGACGAAGCTTCCGACATCGCCTTCAACCCTCATACCCGCACCTTGTTCGTGGTCATGGGCAAAAACCCGTTCCTGGTCGAGCTCAACCTTGAGGGTGATGTGTTGCGCCAGATCCCGCTGGTCGGCTGGAACAACCCTGAAGGCGTGGCCGTGCTGGAAGACGGCCAAATTGCCATCACCGACGAGCGCAAGCATGACCTGACCGTGGTCAAGGTCGATGCCAGCACCACCACCCTTAACCACGCCGACTTCCCGAGCCATGACTTGGGCGAGTCGGTCAAAAGCAACAAAGGTTTTGAAGCCGTTGCCTGGGACCCGATGCGCCAACGCCTGATCATCGGCGAGGAGCGCCCGCCAAAGCTGTACACCTGGGCAACCGATGGCCGCAGCCCGCTAGAGGGTGACAAGCAGCCGCTGGCCAGTGACGAACTTGACCTGCGCAACCTCTCGGCCCTGGGTGTGGACCCGCGCACCGGGCACCTGCTGGTGCTGTCTGCCGACTCCAACATGCTGCTGGAACTGGACGAGCAAGGCCAGCAGGTCAGCTTCATGACCCTGCTGGGTGGTTTCAACGGCCTCAAGAGCACCATCCCGCGTGCCGAGGGCGTGGCCATGGACGATAAGGGCAACCTTTATATGGTCAGTGAGCCCGCGCTCTTCTATCGTTTCAAGAAGAACTGA